The DNA region TATTAGAAATTGAGGAAAAAAATAAGGAAAATGAACAATTAAAGTTAGTTGCAAAAAAATATTTGATTGAAAATTTTGGGCAAATTAATGTTACTAGTTTTAATGCTCTTAATAATATTCATTTGCAAAAAATTATTATTTTTAATTATTTTAAAATTAATAAGTTTGTTTATTTAATTAGTAATAAAAAAAGAAAGTTTTTAGATGAAATAATTAAGGAATTAAAAAGTTTAAAACCAAATATTATTCTTAAAATTAATTCAAGATATTCTTTAATTAAATCATATGATAATGTTGAAATTGTTAATAATGAACTTTTAGAATTAACAACAATTCAAATAACACCAACAATTGGATTACCAATAAAATGAAAAGAAAATATTATTAATTCGGGAACTAAAAATAATTATGATTTTATGATAGCAGCAGCACAATGACCAATCACAATTACCAACGATTTATCTTTGCTAAGAAATGCAATGATTAATAAGATGCGTTTAAATCGTTTATTTATCAAAAATAAAGTACCGCTTTTAGCACGAAAAAGTTATTTTGTATTAGATAAGGATAATAACCTTATTTATGCGAATAATTTAGTTGATTTAAAAATTAATAAATTTATTAATAATACTTTAGCGGAAAAATACAATTTATTTTTTTTTATGATAAAATAGTCTAGAATTGGGTCAATATTTAAAATGACCGAAAAAGATTAATTTTAAAAGTCTTAATAGAAAGGAAATAGTTATGAATAAAAAAAGAATGTGATTTGCAATTATAAGTTCATTAATTTTTATTGGTTTGATTATTTTAACAATTGTATTATGAACAAAATCAGATATTACAAAAATTAGCGAAGGAGAAATGCAAAAAATTGGTAATACTAAAAATTATAACAATCAAAATATTGATGAAATTACTATTAAGGCTAATGTTGGTAAAAATACTGTAGTTATGGAAGGGGTAATTCGATATTCTGAGGATAGTGTTATCAAAACTGTTCGTTATAGTTCGGAATGAAATCTTGAAGGTTTTAGAGCTTATACTTACAAGGACGAAATACCAACAAATACATGAGATGAAAATTTTAAAAATAAATTAAAAGGTGGTCTTGTTTCAGTTGACCGTGAGTTTGTTCCAATGTGACAAGCGATGTTAATACAATTAGTACCATGATTATTAATAATGGGAATCGCCGTCTTTATGATTGCTCGTTTATCAAAAATGTCTGGTGGGATGTCAGGTGCTAATCCCTTTTCAATGGGGAAAAATAAAGCACGCCAAATTCAATCTACTGTTAAATTTTCTGATGTTGCAGGAATTAATGAAGAAAAAACAGAGTTAGTTGAGTTAGTTGATTATTTAAAGAATCCACAGAAATATTCAAGTATGGGTGCTCGTGCTCCAAAAGGAGTTCTAATGGAAGGACCACCAGGTACAGGAAAAACTTTGTTAGCAAAAGCTGTTGCTGGAGAAGCTGGTGTCCCATTCTTTTCAATTTCAGGTTCTGAATTTGAAGAAATGTTTGTTGGAGTTGGTGCTTCAAGAATTCGTGAAATGTTTATTGCAGCTAAAAAAGCTGCACCATGTATCATTTTTATTGATGAAATTGATGCTGTTGGTCGAAAAAGAACTGTTTCAATTGGGAGTGGTGCTAATGAACAAACATTGAACCAATTATTAGTTGAAATGGATGGTTTTGGAACTAATACGGGAGTTATTGTTATGGCAGCAACAAATCGAGTTGATGTATTAGACTCTGCCTTATTAAGACCGGGGCGTTTTGACCGTCAGATTCAAATTTCATTACCAGATATTAATGAACGAGAAGCAATTTTAAAATTACATGCTCGAAATAAAGTAGTTTCAACAGAGGTTGATTTTAGACGAATCGCGGAAAGAACGCCAGGATTTTCTGGAGCTCAATTAGAGAATGTTTTAAATGAAGCAGCAATTTTATGTGTTCGTAATAATTTAAAAATTATTACTGTTAATATTATTGATGAAGCGATTGATCGTGTTGTTGGGGGACCAGCAAAAGAATCACGTAAATATTCAGTAATGGATAAAGATATTGTTTCTTATCATGAAGCTGGTCATGCTCTAATTGGTTTACGTTTAGAAGCAGCTAGCAAAGTTCAAAAAGTTACTATTATTCCACGTGGACAAGCAGGTGGTTATACAATTATGACACCAAAAGAAGAAACAATGTTTCATAGTAAAGAAAACTTATATGCGACAATTACTGGTTATTTAGGTGGGCGTGCATCAGAAGAGATTATTTTTGGAAAAACAAAAATAACAACAGGAGCACATGATGATTTAGAAAAAGCAACTAATATTGCACGTCATATGGTTACTGAATATGGAATGAGTTGTTTAGGATTAGTTCAATTTGAATCACCAAAAGATGAATATACTGGAACAAGAAAACGTTATTCAGAAAATATTGCGGCTAAAATTGATACTGAAGTTCGTAAAATTTTAGATGATTGTTATGTAACAGCAAAAGCATTAATTTCTGAAAATCGTAGTTTATTAAATTTAATTGCTGAAAGTTTAAAAATATTAGAAACAATTACGGCAGAACAGATTGAATATATTGATAAATATCATAAATTACCTGATGAAGTAATTCATGAAAAAGAACGTGCAGCAAAGCATAAAGAAAAAGAAGCAAAAGGTGAAATTTTAGAAGTTAAACCAAAAGAACGAAAAAAAGATCACCCAGAAGATTATAAAAATAATAATACAAATAAGAAGTAGGCTAATTAAGCCTACTTTTTGTTTTACTTTTAACGATGATTATACTATAATTGCAAAGGAAAGAAATTTATAAAGGAGTTTAAAGAAATGGACAAAGTAATGAAAGCAATTAGTAATGTTCATAATGTTAAAATGACAGTTGTTGATGCAACTAAATCATTAAACGATATTATTAAATTACATGCAACTAATCCGCTTGCAACAATTGTGTTGTCAAGAGTTGTTCTAGCCACTATTTTAATTGGTAGTGTTATGAAAAATGCAACCGATAAAATGACAAGTATTATTAATGGAAATGGTCCAATTGGAACGATTATGGCAGAATATACTGGTCATAAAGTACGAGGATTTTGTGCTAATCCACAATTTTATGTTGATGAAATTGATCGTGAACATAATGTTATTTCCCAAGTAGTTGGTACAAATGGTTATTTACGTGTAATGAAAGATTTAGGAATGAAAGAAAGTTTCTCAGGTCAAATTCAATTAATTTCTGGTGAAATTAATTTAGATTTTACTTATTATTTAGCACAAAGTGAACAAATTAAATCAGTTATTGCATGTTCAATTAAAATGAATGAAGATAATACAATTGCAAAAGCAGTTGGTTTTTTCGCACAGTTGTTACCAGAACATAAAGAAGAAGATATTGACTATTTAGAAGAAAAAATTGAAAATTTAGAAAACATTAGTCATAAATTAATTGCTGAAGATAATTTAATTAATATTTTTAAACTAATTGATCAAAATGCCAAAGTGTTAGAAGTTGATGAAGTTAAATTTGAATGTAGTTGCTCATACGAAAAAGCTTTAGAATCAGCAAAATTATTAGGTAATGAGCAACTTAATGAAATTTTAATAAATAATGGTGAAATTGAAATTGCATGTGATTTTTGCCGCAAAAAATATCATATTAGAGCAAGTGATTTAAAAAGTTTACTTAAAGAATAAGGGCAAGGATGGCATAAATTATTCGGTTGGTGATACATCATTTTAATAAATATTTATCTACTAAAATAAAATTTCTAAGAAAAAGATAAATTTATTTTTTTTATTAATTTAATGATAACATAAAATTAATAATTTACAATACAAAAATCAATAATTCGCAAATTATCTTAATAAATTTATTTTAAATTATTGATTTTTACTTTAAATTTTAAATAAAACCTTGTGCTTGGTGAGGAACATTTTTATTTATTAAAAATTGCTTATTATGCTTATCTTCATTTTTGTATTGTAAAGATGCAAGTAGGTCAATCAACCCTTATTAATTTGATAATATACTTTTTATTTTAAAATGCAATATTTTTTCAAAAAAAAATAACTTTTTTAAATATAAATTAATATTTAAGCACGACAAAAATAAAAATTTGTTACAAATATATAATTTATATTTAAAAAAGTTAAATATTAGTATTTTGTAAAAATACCTCTCTGGAGGATAATCAACCTAAACTAGGTCGAGGCTTTTCATTAATAATTTTCATAACTTTATTAATTTCTTTTTGAGTAACAGTATTAAAATCAGTTCCTTTAGGTAAATATCATCTAATATCTCTATTTATTCTTTCAACTTTTGCTTTTTGAGTTGGAGTTCCAGCATCACAAAAATAAACATTTGTATTAGTAATTTTCTCTATCTCTTTTCACTTACTAAATTCTTTACCTTGATCTGTAATAATTCCTTTTATATTTACTTTATAAAGTTTATTTTTAAAAATACATTTAAGAGCATTATTAACCTCTTCTGAATTATGTTGATTTAATTTAAAACAAATAGTATATAAACTCTTTTCTTCCGTAAAAGTTAAACAAGCAGATTGATGATTTTTTCCAACAATACAATCCATTTGAAATCAACCAAAAGTACCTTTTTCATGTTTTGCTTCTTCAATAAATCTAATATTAGTTAATTGACCACGATCATCTTTTCTTTTTTTTGTTTTATATTTTTTACCTTTAAATGGTAATTTTTTCTTAATTTCAATATTTTCATCATCAAAAACTTTATAATCAATATATTTATAAAGTGTCATATGTGAAAATGGAAACTTTTCACTATATTTTTTTTCATATTCATAAATAATTAATCTTGGTGAATAACTTTTTTTACTTAAAATTTTTCTTATATAATTTACAACTTTTTTTGTAATTGTTGTATATTTAATAGATTTTTTACGCTTTCGTTTATAATCTTTATGTGCTTTTTCAGGTTCATATTCTTCTTTAAGTCTTTTAGCCTCTAATCTAATTGTATTACGACTTTTATTCATTACTTCTCCTATTTTAGAATAATTAGGTGTACCATTTTTCTTTTTAAATGTTTCGCATTCTAAATATTCTTTTAATTTATATCTTTTTTCAAGATTAAAATGTTTATATTTTTTCTTTTTCATAAGATTTGTTCAACCCTTTCTTAATATATATTTATACATTAAAATTAAAATTTTATTGACATTTTATTAAAAGATGTTAGGATGGTGATGTAATTTAATACAAGTAGGATTATTCAACCCTTAATCTCTTGTTTAAAAATTACTAAGAATAAAGACTTGAAAAAGTCTTTTTTTATTGCAAATTATTTACATAATTAAAAAATTATCCGAATAGGATAATTTAGTAATAATAGATTAGTGGAGTGGTTAACTCTCACTTTTTTTTATGTCCAATTTAATATTATCATAAAAAATTATTTTTTGCATTCACAATTATTATTTTGTGAATTTTTATTTTCATTACATTTACAATTTTACTTTTTGATATTTTTTTTGTAGAATGGTGATGACAAAAGAGGTAAAAAAGATGGCAAAAGTGGGAATTAATTGGTGAAAAGATGCAAAAAAGCGGAATATTGATGTAAAAATAAGTAAATTTGATGATTATTGTATACAAAATAATTACAAACTTGCTACAAAAGAAACCTTATTAATATTTTGTGAATTAGAAGAAGGTGAATATGAAAACCTTAAAAATAGCAATATTATTGCTTATAATACCTTAAAAATGAAAATACGAATATTAGAAAATAATATAAAATTACATCTCTTAAATGAAACTAAGGGGGGTGTATCAGTATATGCACAGTATTATGGTCGTGAAAATGAAACTGAAATAAATTATACTCCACCAGTAATTAATATAACGAATGGTCGTGATATATAATGGCAATGTTATATGAATATAGTTATTTTAATAAAATAGTAACTAGTCTATTGAATAGTACTGAATATATTGCTGATGAGATTAATTTAGCAGGTAGTCGTAAAGCAGGTAAAACATATTCTATTGATGAATTAATAGCATTATTAAGTTGTGTTGTATTAGCAAATAAAGATAAAAAAATAGCAATATATGGTTTTAGATTAAATAGTGCTGATACTGCTGAAATGCAACAAGATATTCAAGATGCCTTAGATAAAATAGGTTTAATATTAAATGATACTAAAAAATGAAAAGGTGGACATTATCAATATAATGCTAGGTTTAATAAACCAACTTGATTATTCCCTAATGGTAGTTTTATTAAATTACAAGGAGCAAGAAAAAGTAATTCATCGCAAGTATTAGGTAAAGGAACAGCACGAGCAAATGGTGCTGATT from Spiroplasma kunkelii CR2-3x includes:
- the tilS gene encoding tRNA lysidine(34) synthetase TilS gives rise to the protein METKLLKKNEKYVIGVSGGPDSMFLLDNIYNNSEFDINNFIVCLVNYQKRKDSDYDEQIVVEYCQKRNIKVYVKKVTAKHYEQYQTNSHNFQAVARSIRYDFFLQISEKKCFQGVLIAHNLTDHIETYILQKQRNGIVEYYGLNKTSYYYSQLFNKKLKILRIMLKISREEIIEYLFHQQINYAIDSTNILAIYNRNIIRNEIQDINLQDMLLEIEEKNKENEQLKLVAKKYLIENFGQINVTSFNALNNIHLQKIIIFNYFKINKFVYLISNKKRKFLDEIIKELKSLKPNIILKINSRYSLIKSYDNVEIVNNELLELTTIQITPTIGLPIKWKENIINSGTKNNYDFMIAAAQWPITITNDLSLLRNAMINKMRLNRLFIKNKVPLLARKSYFVLDKDNNLIYANNLVDLKINKFINNTLAEKYNLFFFMIK
- a CDS encoding Hsp33 family molecular chaperone HslO: MDKVMKAISNVHNVKMTVVDATKSLNDIIKLHATNPLATIVLSRVVLATILIGSVMKNATDKMTSIINGNGPIGTIMAEYTGHKVRGFCANPQFYVDEIDREHNVISQVVGTNGYLRVMKDLGMKESFSGQIQLISGEINLDFTYYLAQSEQIKSVIACSIKMNEDNTIAKAVGFFAQLLPEHKEEDIDYLEEKIENLENISHKLIAEDNLINIFKLIDQNAKVLEVDEVKFECSCSYEKALESAKLLGNEQLNEILINNGEIEIACDFCRKKYHIRASDLKSLLKE
- the ftsH gene encoding ATP-dependent zinc metalloprotease FtsH, with product MNKKRMWFAIISSLIFIGLIILTIVLWTKSDITKISEGEMQKIGNTKNYNNQNIDEITIKANVGKNTVVMEGVIRYSEDSVIKTVRYSSEWNLEGFRAYTYKDEIPTNTWDENFKNKLKGGLVSVDREFVPMWQAMLIQLVPWLLIMGIAVFMIARLSKMSGGMSGANPFSMGKNKARQIQSTVKFSDVAGINEEKTELVELVDYLKNPQKYSSMGARAPKGVLMEGPPGTGKTLLAKAVAGEAGVPFFSISGSEFEEMFVGVGASRIREMFIAAKKAAPCIIFIDEIDAVGRKRTVSIGSGANEQTLNQLLVEMDGFGTNTGVIVMAATNRVDVLDSALLRPGRFDRQIQISLPDINEREAILKLHARNKVVSTEVDFRRIAERTPGFSGAQLENVLNEAAILCVRNNLKIITVNIIDEAIDRVVGGPAKESRKYSVMDKDIVSYHEAGHALIGLRLEAASKVQKVTIIPRGQAGGYTIMTPKEETMFHSKENLYATITGYLGGRASEEIIFGKTKITTGAHDDLEKATNIARHMVTEYGMSCLGLVQFESPKDEYTGTRKRYSENIAAKIDTEVRKILDDCYVTAKALISENRSLLNLIAESLKILETITAEQIEYIDKYHKLPDEVIHEKERAAKHKEKEAKGEILEVKPKERKKDHPEDYKNNNTNKK
- a CDS encoding IS30 family transposase, which translates into the protein MKKKKYKHFNLEKRYKLKEYLECETFKKKNGTPNYSKIGEVMNKSRNTIRLEAKRLKEEYEPEKAHKDYKRKRKKSIKYTTITKKVVNYIRKILSKKSYSPRLIIYEYEKKYSEKFPFSHMTLYKYIDYKVFDDENIEIKKKLPFKGKKYKTKKRKDDRGQLTNIRFIEEAKHEKGTFGWFQMDCIVGKNHQSACLTFTEEKSLYTICFKLNQHNSEEVNNALKCIFKNKLYKVNIKGIITDQGKEFSKWKEIEKITNTNVYFCDAGTPTQKAKVERINRDIRWYLPKGTDFNTVTQKEINKVMKIINEKPRPSLGWLSSREVFLQNTNI